CGTGTCGATCGTCTACCCGTCCAGGCGTTCCGCCGAGTCCTTCTCCGAGATCACGGGTCGGCGTTTCTTGTCGAGACTGCTGCGGTGCGATTTCACTAGAAACCGGTTCGACACCACTCACGGCGGCGTCATCCACCGACAAAGTCGTCAAATGGGGTAGCTCACCGACCGGTGTTGCTGGGGAAATAATGGGATCCGGGGCTTCCGGCATGAACTGGAGAGGCGTTTCGGGCTGAGACGTTAGCTCTTCCATCCGTCCCGAAGGGCGAGCGAATGGATTTCGGAACGATCGCCGTCCCTCACTGTTCCGAAGAGACTCATCGACCTCGTCCGACTGGGACTTCCGGTACTCCTCCGAGGAACGCCCGCCGATACCAATCTCGTCGCGGTCACGGTCGCTGTCCATTACTGCTGTCCCCCAAAGGAGTTGTTGATTGTCTGGTTGTAACCCTGAGCACCGTGAGGGCCCTGGTAGCTGAAGGTCACGTTGCCTGGAACCGCAGTTGCGGCCTCCGAAGCAGAGGGTGACGGCGACTCGGAGGCGGGAGCGGCCTCAGGGGCCTCGAATATGGAAGAGTCTGCGAGTTGCCAATCAAGACCCGGTACGTGCAGCCAGGCTGGCTGCTCGAAGGTTTTGACCTTTGCCAGACGGCGCGAGAACTGGCTCGGGAGTGTGTCCCCGGTCGTACAGCCACTTTGGAACACGTCTTCGTACACTCGCTGCGAGATGATCACGGCTGTATTAGTGATCTCGGGGTTGGCACGCGCCAACAGGTCTCGCAACGCCTGGTCGTCCAGGAGCCGGTGCGTATGAACCATGGGGACGCCGAGTCCGCTGGCAGGCAAGGGACCGACGTGGACGCTGACTCGAAGCTGCAATGGAGGCTGGCCGGGATGGCCGCTCCTCCATTCAGACAAGACTCGCCGCAGAGCGTCCGGGAAACATCCAACCAGGCCCGGAAGCACTTCGGGCTCCATGCCGGCGACGTAACCATCGCCCGTGTGCTGCCCAAACATGCGCCGCTCCCAGCGACCGCTCAAGCCAACGGCGGTTAGCGCCTGCGCAAGTACCTGCTGGATCTCGGCATTTATCTGTTGCATCGTCTTGCTGGTGTGGCCACTGAAGTTCCGGGCGTCTACTGCCAAGACGGCCCGGTAGGGCCACAACTGCTCCCAGGACGACGTCATGGTTGCCTCCCATCAATTCACTTTGGCTGCAATCGAGTTGATGGCTACCTTCGCGGACCACGACGAGGTAAACCGTCCAACTCTGGACGGCTCAATGGTGACGTGCATCACAGGGTGTGATCGTCGCGAGGATTCGCTGCCCGCGCGGCTAGCTCGAGGCGGGCTGTGTCCCTGACAAGGATCTGGCTGCGCCCAAGAGAGAGAATCCCTGCCGCTTGCAGCTGGCTCAGCACAGGAGCTGCCGACGAGCGGCTCATTGCCGCCATTGCGGCCAACTCCTCGCGAGGCATGCCCAGCTCCACCAGCAAGCCATCACCCTGCGGGCGGCCGACCTCTCTGGTCAGGTGAACCACGACACGTGCCATCCGTGCCGACGGAGGCAAACTGGCGAGGTCGGTGCGCAGTCGCTCAATGTGTTGCATTCGATCTACGGCAAGCCGATAGACCGCGGTAGCAAGCTGGTAGCGCTCAAGGTATCCCCGGAAGGCATGGGATGCGAGAATGTAACCGACGCAAGCGGAGACTGCCTGGACCGTGGCCGAACGCGGACGGTCCAAAATTGCGCCCATTTCACCAAGAGCCTCACCAGCCCCCCGGAGTGTCAAAGTGAGCGAGTCTCCAGCTTCGGTGACCTGGACGACTTTCACGGTTCCCTCAGCGAGAGCGATGACCGACGAAGGCGACTCCCCTTGACTTAATAAGATGGAGCCACGTCGATAGGTCCGCCGCTGACCACGATTAATGAGATCCTGCCACGCCTCAGCAGGAACGAGCTGACGGAAGTTCATGCCGCCCCTTCACCGAACTATCCGACCGCAGCGGTCAAAGCCAGTGCCACCGCCCCGGCGGCGGCCAGAGAAAGAGACCACTGAACTCGGCGATGTTTGATCCAGGCAATTTCGCTCATTACAACCAACTGCCGAGTCAGCGCCGGGAGTGGATCCTTCTCGCGGAGGGCTGCCTCGAGGTCAACTGGTTCCCAGGTCCGGAGATGACCAAAATAGAGAAAGTCGTCACCCTCCTGGAGCCCACGCCTCTCTTTTCTGAGGTTAGGCGAAATGGCCGCTACCGCAAAAGAAGCTCCAGCCCCCAGTAACGAAGCCCCCAGCCACAGCAGAAAGAGCGCTGGCCCCGCACCCACGCCGCCGAATACACGACCCGAGCCAGCAAGGACCCCGAGGGCCGCCAAAACAGTAGCCTGCAAGGTTAGCGCGAACGAAGCCTTACCGTCTGCTTTTCCCGTCCAGTCCGCGAGGGCGCCATGCATTTTCCACGCCGTCTCCAAAGGATCTGCCGCCACCTACCCCACCTCATGGTAGCTTTGGCGATCTGTGACTGCATACGAATCCTCGCCGATAAAAGACCACTGCTCGAGTTGATCATCCGTCGGCCGAAAAGAGGAAATTTGTAGCGCAGCGCGTTCAGCGTCTGAGGCTTTAAGTCGCCACCACCTACCGTACGTATCACGCATGAGGTGGCGCCGATAGATCCAAATTGATTCCCAATGCAACGCCGTCCGGTACGTCAGACCGGGATTCACGCGCATCCATAAGGAGGTCCTTCGCGTCGTGTGTGGCGCAAGGATGTAGCGAAGCATTCTCGTTCGCGCTTGAATCGATAAAGCTAACACAATGTTCACTCCATCCATAAGATATCTCTAGCCAGCCTGACTGCCCTCGCTGGCGAGGTATACATCGTTAGCTACTCAGTCCGTGGGCGCCGTGGTCTTCTTGGCCTGAAAGCATCCATCACTGGCGCCATCTGGTGCCTAGTACGCGAACGGCCGACAGGCCATGGATTGAGCCTGCTGCGCTACCGTCCCGTCAATGACCTGCGCACCGCGTCGACCAACGATGTCGCACGCACATCGTCGGGGCCGCTGATGATGTGGTTCATCACGTAGGCGAAGGCGATGCCGTGTTCGGGGTCGGCGAAGCCGAGTGAGCCGCCTCGGCCGGTGTGGCCGAAGGAACACGGCCCGGTCATGGGGTTGTCCTCGGTGGGCAGCATGTAGCCGGAGCTGAACCGGCTGGGCGCTACCAGTACTTGGTCCCTCCCGTTGGCCTGCTCCTTGGTCGCCGAAGCGAGCGTCTCCGGGGTGAAGAGGCAGACGCCGTCCACCTCGTCGATCAACGCCGCATACATGCGCGCCAGTCCGCGCGCAGTGCCGATGCCGTTGGAAGCCGGGAGTTCCGCGGCCTGCACTTCGGGCGAGTTGAAGTCGATCTCGGCCGGGTCGGTAACTGCGTACGCCCTGT
This genomic stretch from Streptomyces nigrescens harbors:
- a CDS encoding Crp/Fnr family transcriptional regulator codes for the protein MNFRQLVPAEAWQDLINRGQRRTYRRGSILLSQGESPSSVIALAEGTVKVVQVTEAGDSLTLTLRGAGEALGEMGAILDRPRSATVQAVSACVGYILASHAFRGYLERYQLATAVYRLAVDRMQHIERLRTDLASLPPSARMARVVVHLTREVGRPQGDGLLVELGMPREELAAMAAMSRSSAAPVLSQLQAAGILSLGRSQILVRDTARLELAARAANPRDDHTL
- a CDS encoding Pycsar system effector family protein, with product MAADPLETAWKMHGALADWTGKADGKASFALTLQATVLAALGVLAGSGRVFGGVGAGPALFLLWLGASLLGAGASFAVAAISPNLRKERRGLQEGDDFLYFGHLRTWEPVDLEAALREKDPLPALTRQLVVMSEIAWIKHRRVQWSLSLAAAGAVALALTAAVG